Below is a window of Chaetodon trifascialis isolate fChaTrf1 chromosome 17, fChaTrf1.hap1, whole genome shotgun sequence DNA.
ttctttccactgttGTCTGACAGAAGTCAAGTTTTGGAGGCGAAACAGCCCAAATTCTCAGAATTGACCATGAAAAAACTCCCCTTCACatgttaaaacagtgagtgaaagcttctgaaatgtgcagcTGAGCATAAACCAGCTGTTCTAGTCTTAAAAGCATTAAATAGAGGAGAAATTAATTATTGAATTAATTTTGCTACTTATTAATGAGACCTCCTTCCATTTAACTCTGGCAGTTACATAAAGAACCGCAGACCTACAGCCCGGCTTTCACCCTCCGCCTCTCTAGCTTTTCTTCTCTCAGTTCTGTCTTGACAGATTTTTAaatggacaaacacagacatgtttcTCCCTCTGCCAGGCTGCTCGTCACGTCTCGTCATGACCTTTTAAAGGTGTCCCTTCCCTCGCGCTCGCActcgctcctctcccctctgtctgtttctggtcCACTTCCTGCTTGTGACAGGGTTTGGGGTCTGTTACGTAAAGCCGGTCCCCGAGCAGGAGTCGTCATCCCTCATCGCTCGCGCAGCTCCGCTCTCGCTCCTCTGTCCTATCAAACGCTCACTCCTCCGTCCTCACCTCCATCTatatccatctctctccctcatgtCCCTGTCAAAATGGATTACCGCACCCTCGGACGCTTCCCCACCGTGAAAACACGACACCCCGTCAAGTCTTTTTCAACGTTAAGCGAACGCAAAGGGAGCAGAGGTGTGAGCATGAAATGTTCAGACGTCCAAAAGCAGACGGACGCTTCAGGCAGACAGAACATCAGAGGAGGCTCTTCATCTCAGAAATGGCACGTTTCTGACAGCCAGTAAACACTGGTTTTGAAAttagaaggagagaaaaatgtctttcttctttGGAGGTCAAAGTGTCAATCACTGTCATCATTAGCACAAAGACCAAGcaggttttctgtctttgtggctgCTTTTGGAGCTGTGTTCTCTGTAATTGTTTCTCCCTCCTCAACAGTGAGATAAGACATTCAACACGCCGACAAATGTGCTGTAACGGTGCTCGAGTTAGATAACAGGCCCTCAGTCTGACATCCATTTCTTTTATcgttcttcctctgcttttctaTTTGTGACTCCTCTCCTACCTgcttttttcttatctttcctcctcctcctcctccttcttcttcttcttcttcttcttcttcttcatctctcagGTCTCGATGACTCTGGCCGTCAGACCATGCAGCCTCCTCCGTACCTCCCCGGCCCGCAAGACCCCAACGTGCCCCAACACCCCAACATGCAGCCTGCACCGGGCACCCAACCCAACtaccctcctccgcctcctcccccAGGCTCAGAGGGATATCTCCAAGAAACCCAGTTCCACTGCGGCCCGCTGGGACCCCAGGGGGCCCCGCAGGGTTACACAGTCCAGACCCAGGCCCCCGGAGGCACCTTGCCTCACCCCCCTGTAGGATACCTCCATCCGGGCTACCCgcttcagctgcagccctgcacagCTTACGTTCCTGTCTACCCCATGGCATCGGTGAGTCACAGACAAGTAAAGTGCTTTTTAAAGATTTCACAGGTCTGGCATCAGGCTGCTGCAGAATTACACCAGACTCTGTTCAAAATTCAGCACATTTATTCTCTCCACCTCATAACACGGATAATAGTTCTTATGCTTTCCGTCCGGAAACATAGTTTACTCATATTTTACTAGGAAGTTTCTTGTGATTGTGGATGAATTAAAGGAACAATAAAgacagtgttttgtttcctcAGTTTGTAATAAGGATTGATTTCTGGAGAAACCGCCTTAATAATTTTATCTGCATTGTGACAATTAATATACCATTAATCATTAGTCATTCTCTCCAGGAAATCATCTCATGAATTATTTGAAAGTTCTGAGAAAAATTACCGAGCTGTAAAATGAAGTGTTCCCTCGATTTTGTGTCTTCTAAATTATACATTTGTTCAAGTTAGCATGTTGTTAGAGATCAAGCTTTTATCTCACAGGCATGAAAGTTGACAGCAGCCAGAGCTTCTCTTACGATTTCAgacatctttcagctcattattcatgatgagagttagatgagagttcaaaataaaaatgtttgcagCAATGTTTGACACAGCTAACTTGGTTTCTgttgattttattcatttatttggttatttttgtcagtgcagacagatacaaaagCATGCAGCACAATATTCAGTGAATTGACTGATCACTCATATCATTTGCTTTTATAAAAACTACATTTATATTGCATTAAATAACTTGTGTCTGCATTGTTTCTTTGGGTGTGCAGTTTTCTGGCTGGTAACAGAGTTGATCAGTGATTAAGCAGATTGTGAATCAATGCTCAAGATCATTATTAGGAACTTCATTGCTGacttttaataaaataaatatttagaATTAGTGCAGTGTCTAATTTATGTTCGTGTCGCTGCGTTCTTGCATGCAAGAATACAGGGGCGAGAATTTAATGCAAGGAAAACATTATGAAGAGCCACATCGGCGCTGCATCGCGCTACTCTTGCAGGCTAGCTGCAATCTCACAAATAAATCATCGTTTTGTTAAGACATCTCCTGCCTCGCTGCTGCTAAAGCTGAGCCATGCAAGACTCtttaatgcatgaaaatgtaaaagtgtCCTCTTTGACTGTCACCTTGTTCCGGTGTCTTTTGAGTGGAGAGTGCTTTGTAAGCTGCTCTACATCAGCTCGAATGTTTTAGAAAGCTTGCACTTAacctctgttttcttctcttcctccgcTCAGGGTCAGCCCTATATGCCAGCCGGGGGAGGCCACCCAGGGATCCCACCGGGCCAGATTCATCCCATGCAAATGCCACCCAGCATTACCCTAATGGACCGTCGACCGCCACACGACTACCTGCCCATCGCCGTGCTCACCACCGTCTGCTGCTTCTGGCCGACAGGCATCATTGCGATCATCAAAGCAGTGCAGGTTGATGGCACATCTTTTGATCCTTGAGTTGTATTAACATAATGACGCCTTCACTGGGGACTTGGCAATGTAATTGCATCCTAAAGTCATTTTCCCCATCACTTTATCTTCAGAAATGTACTTGCCTTTTAGAAAGACACTGTGATAAAGAGTATGCAGACAAGTGAGATACTATGAATTGCACTTATTTCAGTCACATTAAGACCTTGTAGTTACAAGTGGGGATGATGGTTTTTAGTCATGCTAGTTGCATGGCTGCAAGGAAGGCAAGTtgttcagtccagactgaaatagctcaacagctgctgagatTAGATGGTGACGTTCAGGATCTCCAGATGATGActcccctgacttttcctcttgtgtc
It encodes the following:
- the prrt1 gene encoding proline-rich transmembrane protein 1 gives rise to the protein MSSEKHGLDDSGRQTMQPPPYLPGPQDPNVPQHPNMQPAPGTQPNYPPPPPPPGSEGYLQETQFHCGPLGPQGAPQGYTVQTQAPGGTLPHPPVGYLHPGYPLQLQPCTAYVPVYPMASGQPYMPAGGGHPGIPPGQIHPMQMPPSITLMDRRPPHDYLPIAVLTTVCCFWPTGIIAIIKAVQVRTAIARGDMVTAEIASREARNFSFISLAVGIASIVLCTILTVVVIIASQHHDDDWEP